A genomic stretch from Lysobacter ciconiae includes:
- a CDS encoding ABC transporter ATP-binding protein, with protein sequence MLTIRDLGKTYANGVRALDNISLDIPRGMFGLLGPNGAGKSSLMRTLATLQEADSGSVVLQGEDGQPIDVLRDKDTVRRQLGYLPQDFGVYPKVSAEDLLEHFAVLKGLTARKQRREVVDGLLQQVNLWDARKRKLGTYSGGMRQRFGIAQALLGSPRLVIVDEPTAGLDPEERNRFLNLLAEIGENVAVILSTHIVEDVTDLCPTMAIMNKGQVLLTGEPNAAIEALRNQVWRKQVTKATLAGYESHHTVLSTRLVAGNPVIHVFASERPDEGFEQVAPDLEDVYFQRLREQARQAAQPASVEAA encoded by the coding sequence ATGCTCACCATCCGTGATCTCGGCAAGACCTACGCCAACGGCGTGCGCGCGCTCGACAACATCAGCCTGGACATCCCGCGCGGGATGTTCGGCCTGCTCGGTCCCAACGGCGCCGGCAAGTCCTCGCTGATGCGCACGCTGGCGACCTTGCAGGAGGCCGACAGCGGCAGCGTGGTATTGCAGGGCGAGGATGGCCAGCCGATCGACGTGCTGCGCGACAAGGACACGGTGCGCCGGCAGCTCGGCTACCTGCCGCAGGATTTTGGCGTGTACCCGAAGGTCAGCGCGGAGGATCTGCTGGAGCACTTCGCGGTGCTCAAGGGCCTGACCGCGCGCAAGCAGCGCCGTGAAGTGGTCGATGGCCTGCTGCAACAGGTCAATCTGTGGGATGCGCGCAAACGCAAGCTGGGCACCTACTCGGGTGGCATGCGCCAGCGCTTCGGCATCGCCCAGGCGCTGCTCGGCAGCCCGCGGCTGGTGATCGTCGACGAGCCTACCGCTGGTCTGGACCCGGAGGAGCGCAACCGCTTCCTCAACCTGCTGGCGGAAATCGGCGAGAACGTCGCGGTGATCCTGTCCACCCACATCGTCGAGGACGTGACCGACCTGTGCCCGACGATGGCGATCATGAACAAGGGCCAGGTGCTGCTGACCGGCGAGCCGAACGCAGCGATCGAGGCGCTGCGCAACCAGGTGTGGCGCAAGCAGGTGACCAAGGCGACCTTGGCCGGTTACGAGAGCCACCACACCGTGCTGTCGACCCGGCTGGTGGCGGGGAATCCGGTGATCCACGTGTTCGCCAGTGAGCGCCCGGACGAAGGTTTCGAACAGGTCGCGCCGGATCTGGAGGACGTCTACTTCCAGCGTCTGCGGGAGCAGGCACGACAGGCCGCGCAGCCCGCCAGCGTCGAAGCGGCTTGA